Proteins from one Podospora pseudoanserina strain CBS 124.78 chromosome 1, whole genome shotgun sequence genomic window:
- a CDS encoding hypothetical protein (EggNog:ENOG503PFJ2) — protein MNVSGESHHPLDRFSNVSSLYGPGNMGGWLCILLSLFVTWTFNPKYSRSNTISPDFIIALTIPAVAAGHVYNLIFFQAPSSSTSSLKTLLTSSDISSQQFSSALEAPLTVCETFSGFGLALFGLATWKGQMKRALIVLVVTAFTWSPEWAIVIKTGWNVPIDESNMVRPFCHNFDVPVITGIMTTLIVAVALAVLSQITSLASHQCDILFNASSSNATQERIPLHTIQKWLDLARVKLALTVKGWFDAIWPVISIPFLVIQVAIIILGGATETKYMSSNQSLALRLSMAFPKSSYKIDELDQAVCLFLGHVTLVFSLWDALKGSLKERVAAHRIRGEQEENE, from the exons ATGAATGTTTCCGGTgaaagccaccaccccctcgacAGATTCAGCAATGTGTCTTCCCTCTATGGTCCAGGGAACATGGGCGGCTGGCTCtgcatcctcctctccctctttgTTACATGGACGTTCAACCCCAAATACTCCCGCTCCAACACCATCTCGCCTGACTTCATCATAGCACTTACCATCCCAGCGGTGGCAGCTGGCCATGTGTACAATTTGATCTTCTTTCAagcaccatcttcatcaacgTCGAGTCTCAAGACTCTGTTGACAAGCTCCGACATATCTTCTCAACAATTTTCATCCGCCCTTGAAGCGCCATTGACGGTGTGCGAGACATTCTCTGGCTTCGGCCTCGCACTTTTTGGGTTGGCAACTTGGAAGGGCCAGATGAAAAGGGCGTTGATAGTGCTAGTGGTGACTGCTTTTACTTGGTCGCCAGAGTGG GCCATAGTAATCAAAACCGGATGGAATGTACCAATCGACGAGAGCAACATGGTGAGGCCCTTCTGTCATAACTTTGACGTACCGGTCATAACCGGTATTATGACGACTTTAATCGTTGCTGTTGCGCTGGCAGTCTTGAGTCAAATTACTTCACTTGCGTCCCATCAGTGCGACATTTTGTTCAACGCCTCCTCGTCAAATGCCACGCAGGAACGCATTCCATTACACACAATACAAAAATGGCTCGATCTTGCAAGAGTCAAATTAGCCCTCACAGTTAAGGGTTGGTTTGATGCTATATGGCCTGTCATATCTATTCCCTTTCTCGTCATCCAAGTGGCCATCATTATTCTGGGCGGAGCGACCGAAACCAAGTACATGTCGAGCAATCAAAGCTTGGCTCTCAGGCTATCTATGGCTTTTCCGAAAAGCTCTTACAAAATTGATGAGCTTGACCAGGCCGTTTGCTTATTTTTAGGCCATGTTACCTTGGTGTTCAGTTTGTGGGATGCTCTCAAAGGCAGTCTCAAAGAGCGGGTGGCAGCGCACAGAATTCGAGGAGAACAGGAGGAAAATGAGTAG